From one Paenibacillus sp. FSL K6-1330 genomic stretch:
- a CDS encoding ABC transporter substrate-binding protein gives MKKRTRLVSIVLAAIMLLLSACNINMGEEPDKGTDSVPKTDVGVQKVVFWHAMGGANTKVVDQLVANFNASQDKVQVEAVYQGTYDDLLSKLKASMGTNEGPSVVQMYEIGSRFMIDSKLITPIQEFIDADQWDVSQLEPNISGYYTFEDKLYSMPFNSSNPILYYNKDLFKDAGLDPESPPKTFEELKIAADTISKKGKAVGANFAIYGWFMEQLFANQGAEYVNNGNGRDDLATESLVNTEPGVKVLTWWKDLIDSKAANNLGRKTDDSKKAFSAGQVAMILDSTAALKGLVDSSEGKFEVGTGFLPKPEGAEEGGVIVGGASLWMMNSRPEAEQKAAWEFIKFLTSPSEQAYWHINTGYFPITTKAYEEESVKENLKKFPQFQTAIDQLHQTKLVKATQGAVMGVFPEARQIVEGAIEEVLNNKKSPQQALDDAAKEITTKIQDYNRTVK, from the coding sequence ATGAAAAAAAGAACGAGGTTGGTAAGTATCGTGTTAGCTGCGATCATGCTGCTGCTTAGCGCGTGTAACATTAACATGGGTGAGGAGCCTGATAAGGGGACGGATTCCGTACCAAAAACCGATGTTGGTGTTCAAAAAGTGGTGTTCTGGCATGCGATGGGAGGAGCTAATACCAAGGTGGTTGATCAATTGGTCGCCAACTTTAACGCTTCACAGGACAAGGTGCAGGTAGAAGCGGTGTATCAGGGAACCTATGATGACCTGTTAAGTAAACTGAAGGCGTCGATGGGAACAAACGAGGGGCCCTCCGTGGTCCAGATGTACGAGATCGGCAGCCGGTTTATGATCGATTCCAAACTAATTACACCCATACAGGAGTTCATTGATGCGGATCAGTGGGATGTGTCGCAGCTAGAGCCTAACATCAGCGGGTATTATACATTTGAGGATAAGCTGTATTCCATGCCTTTCAACTCCTCTAATCCGATACTGTATTACAATAAAGACCTGTTCAAGGATGCAGGGCTCGATCCGGAAAGTCCGCCTAAGACGTTTGAAGAACTGAAAATCGCGGCAGACACGATATCGAAAAAAGGGAAGGCGGTTGGAGCGAATTTTGCTATATACGGCTGGTTTATGGAGCAGTTGTTTGCCAATCAGGGTGCGGAGTATGTGAACAACGGCAACGGCCGAGACGATCTGGCGACCGAGTCACTAGTCAATACCGAGCCTGGCGTAAAGGTGCTGACTTGGTGGAAGGATCTGATCGATTCCAAGGCAGCCAATAACCTGGGACGTAAAACCGATGATTCCAAGAAGGCATTCTCGGCCGGTCAGGTCGCCATGATTCTGGACTCAACTGCAGCTTTGAAGGGACTTGTGGATAGCTCGGAAGGCAAGTTTGAAGTAGGCACAGGCTTCCTTCCGAAGCCGGAAGGAGCGGAAGAAGGCGGTGTTATCGTGGGAGGAGCAAGCCTGTGGATGATGAACAGTCGTCCTGAAGCAGAGCAAAAAGCCGCATGGGAGTTCATTAAATTCCTGACCTCTCCATCGGAGCAGGCATACTGGCATATCAATACCGGGTACTTCCCGATTACCACGAAGGCGTATGAGGAAGAAAGCGTGAAGGAGAATCTGAAGAAATTCCCGCAATTCCAGACAGCCATTGATCAGCTGCACCAGACGAAGCTGGTTAAAGCGACCCAGGGTGCCGTGATGGGCGTATTCCCCGAGGCAAGACAGATTGTGGAAGGGGCGATTGAAGAGGTGCTGAACAATAAAAAGTCACCGCAGCAGGCACTGGACGACGCAGCGAAAGAAATTACGACCAAGATTCAGGATTATAACCGTACCGTGAAGTAG
- a CDS encoding carbohydrate ABC transporter permease: MTLRGITSLFTYLLLILLSLIVLYPLIFTVFSAFMTEKEVANFPPPLFPSSFYLGNFTEAISGFPIIRFILNSFIVSSAIMISQVITSSLAAYAFAFLNFKGKALLFGLFLSTMMIPWEVTIIPNYLTIKDWGWMDSYQGLIVPFMAGAFGVFLLRQFFLQLPRELFDAAKIDGCGHIRSFLSMVLPLSRSSIATLAVYTFLTHWNHFLWPLLITNQASMRTVQIGVAMLQHAEVMSWNLILAGVTIVLVPSFVLLAFGVKQLVRGITAGALKG; the protein is encoded by the coding sequence ATGACCCTGCGCGGAATTACGTCCCTGTTTACCTATCTGCTGCTCATCCTCCTGTCTTTGATTGTGTTATATCCGCTCATCTTTACGGTGTTCTCAGCCTTTATGACCGAGAAGGAGGTAGCTAATTTCCCACCACCGCTGTTCCCGTCGAGCTTCTATTTGGGCAATTTTACGGAGGCCATCTCCGGCTTCCCGATTATTCGCTTTATTCTGAACAGCTTCATTGTCTCGTCGGCCATCATGATCAGTCAGGTCATTACATCAAGTCTGGCCGCATATGCGTTTGCATTTCTTAATTTTAAGGGTAAGGCACTGCTGTTCGGACTCTTCTTGTCAACGATGATGATTCCTTGGGAAGTCACGATTATTCCGAATTATCTGACCATTAAGGATTGGGGCTGGATGGACAGCTACCAGGGATTGATCGTGCCGTTTATGGCAGGGGCCTTTGGCGTGTTTCTGCTGCGCCAGTTTTTTCTGCAGCTCCCGCGTGAGCTGTTTGATGCGGCTAAAATCGACGGGTGCGGTCATATCCGCAGTTTTCTGTCCATGGTGCTGCCGTTGTCCCGGTCTTCCATTGCTACCTTGGCGGTGTATACCTTCCTCACGCACTGGAATCACTTCTTGTGGCCGCTTTTGATCACAAACCAGGCCTCGATGCGAACCGTACAGATCGGGGTGGCTATGCTGCAGCATGCTGAGGTGATGTCATGGAACCTGATTCTGGCCGGCGTGACCATCGTGCTGGTTCCTTCCTTTGTACTGCTGGCTTTTGGCGTCAAACAATTGGTGCGCGGAATTACCGCTGGGGCGTTGAAAGGTTAG
- a CDS encoding sugar ABC transporter permease produces the protein MRKRLWGEHALAYGFLAPSIILFMMFLFYPMLKSVYLSMTITDPRGQVVEFVWLENFIRLLSSGSFYKNLGVTLMFILFTVPTSLIWSLFLAAITHNKLRGMKVFQFVFSLPIVISVGTGSIIWFLLFHPTAGMLNYFLSFVHLGPIPWLTDPSWALISISIMTIWMNMGFLFIVLSSGLQGVPEEIYESAKMDGSGPIRTFIQIVLPLLSPTIFFALIVSVIGAFQAFGQIHILTKGGPINSTNVMVYSIYQDAFVNFRFGIGSAQALILFAIILLLTLLQFKVLEKKVHYQ, from the coding sequence ATAAGAAAAAGGCTCTGGGGTGAGCATGCTTTAGCCTATGGATTTCTGGCACCCTCCATCATCTTGTTTATGATGTTCTTGTTCTACCCGATGCTGAAATCGGTTTATCTCAGCATGACGATAACGGATCCGCGGGGTCAGGTTGTTGAATTTGTATGGTTGGAGAATTTTATCCGGCTTTTATCATCAGGATCATTCTATAAGAATCTTGGCGTAACGCTGATGTTTATTTTGTTTACCGTGCCCACCTCCTTGATATGGTCGCTGTTTCTTGCCGCCATTACCCACAACAAGCTGCGAGGGATGAAGGTGTTTCAGTTTGTTTTCTCATTGCCGATTGTCATTTCCGTCGGGACCGGCTCGATTATATGGTTTTTGTTGTTTCATCCTACGGCGGGCATGCTTAACTATTTTCTAAGCTTCGTTCATCTCGGGCCGATCCCTTGGTTAACCGATCCTTCTTGGGCTCTGATCTCGATCTCGATCATGACAATCTGGATGAACATGGGGTTTCTGTTTATTGTGTTGTCCAGCGGTTTACAGGGAGTTCCGGAGGAGATATACGAGAGCGCCAAAATGGACGGCTCCGGGCCGATCCGGACCTTTATCCAAATCGTACTGCCACTGCTGTCACCTACGATTTTCTTTGCTTTGATTGTATCGGTTATCGGTGCATTTCAAGCATTCGGGCAAATTCACATTCTGACCAAGGGAGGTCCGATCAACTCCACCAATGTCATGGTTTACTCCATTTATCAGGATGCCTTCGTCAATTTCCGGTTTGGCATCGGCAGCGCACAGGCTCTGATCCTGTTTGCGATTATTCTGCTCCTTACGCTGCTGCAGTTTAAAGTTCTGGAAAAGAAGGTGCATTACCAATGA
- a CDS encoding TetR/AcrR family transcriptional regulator, giving the protein MPTTNNRNAKKERILNAALKLFSQKGFHATTTKEIAAESGVAEGLIFYHFGDKRKLLLYLVNNFSFVTQLQEDADELSKLPAEEALFQYGLAYLGFLRTNMDYLMLIWSPELIRDAEVSNEVSRLIGGFGTAGSSILKQAAGSKHQPEHTVQVAMTMMTSSILVYCMLHSRFGLEALPLGDESYIRELVRLLMHGFNEGS; this is encoded by the coding sequence ATGCCTACAACAAACAATCGAAATGCCAAGAAGGAACGGATATTGAACGCCGCTCTGAAGCTGTTCTCGCAGAAGGGATTTCATGCGACGACAACCAAAGAGATTGCCGCCGAAAGCGGCGTTGCCGAAGGGCTGATCTTCTACCACTTCGGAGATAAGCGGAAGCTGCTGCTCTACCTTGTGAACAATTTTTCATTTGTTACGCAGCTTCAAGAGGATGCGGATGAACTGTCGAAGCTGCCTGCGGAGGAAGCCCTGTTTCAATACGGCTTGGCGTACCTTGGGTTCCTCAGGACGAACATGGATTATCTGATGCTCATTTGGTCACCTGAACTCATAAGGGATGCCGAGGTATCCAATGAGGTGTCACGACTGATCGGAGGTTTTGGGACAGCAGGCAGCAGCATACTCAAACAGGCCGCGGGATCGAAGCATCAACCGGAACATACGGTTCAGGTCGCGATGACGATGATGACCTCCTCCATTCTGGTCTACTGCATGCTCCATTCCCGCTTCGGACTGGAAGCCCTCCCGCTCGGGGACGAATCCTATATTCGCGAGCTCGTCCGACTGCTGATGCATGGTTTTAATGAAGGATCCTAA
- a CDS encoding HXXEE domain-containing protein: MLSIMPDWSFAMMLWLLPVVFFIHDGEEIATMEWWLRKNKNNPVLSKISPVSTPWDKNITLQFTFAVLLIGFILTSVTAITALNFEIGSPFNALFAGFVTVFLLDGVKHVGASIALWAYTPGVITAAIFEIPYGIYALYRLFHADIINIASFALGTIIALPITLLLVWTGLTLGKRIAPFRHDI, translated from the coding sequence ATGCTGTCAATCATGCCAGATTGGAGTTTCGCCATGATGTTGTGGCTGCTGCCGGTTGTATTTTTCATTCACGATGGAGAAGAGATTGCCACGATGGAATGGTGGCTTAGGAAGAACAAGAATAACCCTGTGCTATCCAAAATCTCGCCTGTCTCCACTCCGTGGGATAAAAATATCACCCTGCAATTTACATTTGCCGTCCTGCTGATCGGCTTCATTCTCACCAGCGTAACGGCCATTACGGCTCTTAACTTCGAGATCGGCAGCCCATTCAACGCGCTGTTCGCGGGCTTTGTCACGGTGTTCCTGCTGGATGGCGTGAAACATGTGGGAGCCTCGATCGCCCTGTGGGCATACACCCCGGGTGTCATTACAGCTGCCATCTTTGAAATTCCTTACGGGATTTATGCGCTCTATCGCCTCTTTCATGCAGACATCATAAATATAGCTTCATTCGCCCTCGGAACCATCATCGCCCTGCCGATCACCCTGCTGCTTGTATGGACGGGTCTGACGCTAGGAAAACGGATTGCCCCCTTCCGCCACGACATATAG
- a CDS encoding oxalate decarboxylase family bicupin yields the protein MEDQNRNRGNHDRVPQPIRSDGAGGPDYGPRDVMRDIENPDMLVPPITDAGLMPNLKMSFSDTHMQLNHGGWSREITVRDLPIATTLAGVNMSLTPGGVRELHWHQQAEWAYMIWGSARITAMDASGRNFIADVGPGDLWYFPAGLPHSIQGLEEGCEFLLVFDDGHFSDLNTLSISDWFAHTPKDVLSANFGVPENALNHIPKEQVYIFQDQVPGSLESQEIQSPYGTVPLSFKHRLLAQEPIITPGGSVRIVDSSNFPISKTVAAALVEIKPGAMRELHWHPNQDEWQYYLAGQGRMTVFAGNGAARTFDYRAGDVGYVPFAFGHYIQNTGTESLWFLEMFRSDRFEDVSLNQWMALTPRDLVQDNLRVGTEVTDALRKEKWPVVKYPGYSYYPR from the coding sequence ATGGAGGATCAGAACCGGAACAGAGGAAATCATGACCGTGTCCCACAGCCGATACGCAGCGACGGAGCAGGCGGGCCAGACTATGGTCCGCGGGATGTGATGAGGGATATCGAGAATCCCGACATGCTAGTGCCTCCGATTACGGATGCGGGCTTGATGCCCAATCTGAAAATGTCGTTCTCCGACACGCATATGCAGCTGAATCATGGCGGCTGGTCGCGGGAAATTACGGTACGGGACCTGCCGATTGCGACCACGCTGGCCGGCGTCAATATGAGCCTCACGCCCGGCGGCGTTCGGGAGCTGCATTGGCATCAGCAGGCGGAGTGGGCCTATATGATCTGGGGTAGCGCAAGAATTACGGCAATGGATGCAAGCGGTAGAAATTTCATCGCGGATGTGGGGCCCGGCGATCTGTGGTATTTTCCTGCCGGTCTCCCCCACTCGATCCAGGGACTCGAGGAAGGCTGTGAATTCCTGCTGGTTTTTGACGACGGCCACTTCTCAGACCTGAACACCTTATCGATCTCCGACTGGTTTGCCCATACGCCAAAGGATGTGCTGTCCGCCAACTTCGGCGTTCCGGAGAACGCTCTTAACCATATCCCGAAGGAACAGGTTTATATTTTTCAGGATCAGGTGCCAGGTTCGCTCGAAAGCCAGGAGATCCAATCCCCTTACGGAACAGTGCCGCTGAGTTTCAAGCACCGGCTGCTGGCGCAAGAACCGATCATAACCCCCGGCGGAAGCGTAAGAATCGTGGATTCCAGCAATTTTCCGATCTCCAAAACCGTTGCAGCCGCGCTCGTTGAGATCAAACCGGGCGCCATGAGGGAGCTTCATTGGCATCCGAATCAGGATGAATGGCAGTATTACCTGGCCGGACAAGGACGAATGACCGTGTTTGCTGGCAATGGAGCGGCGCGGACCTTTGATTACAGAGCCGGTGATGTGGGATATGTCCCCTTTGCCTTCGGCCACTACATACAGAACACGGGCACGGAATCCTTATGGTTTCTCGAAATGTTCAGAAGCGACCGGTTCGAGGATGTTTCCTTGAATCAATGGATGGCCTTGACCCCTCGGGACCTGGTCCAGGATAACCTGAGAGTCGGAACCGAAGTCACCGATGCTTTGCGCAAGGAAAAGTGGCCTGTCGTGAAATATCCGGGATATTCGTATTATCCGAGGTAA
- a CDS encoding MarR family transcriptional regulator has product MNDKAKQWIDRYVDVYLLVTRRINAQIREHLGEDLTNDQFQVVRIINSMDHCTSSHLAETLAVGKSSITAIVNRLVDAGIIDRTRDKADRRLVYLTLTEYGHTIFESAQEQMREIVSPYMEHFEEKDIEMFISMFEKLGQLMLESGGRKN; this is encoded by the coding sequence TTGAACGACAAGGCAAAGCAATGGATCGACCGATATGTGGATGTCTACCTGCTGGTCACCCGGCGGATTAACGCCCAGATTCGGGAACATCTCGGTGAAGATCTGACCAATGACCAGTTTCAGGTTGTGCGCATCATCAACAGCATGGATCACTGTACTTCATCCCATCTGGCGGAAACGCTTGCCGTCGGCAAGAGCTCGATTACCGCTATCGTCAACCGTCTCGTGGATGCCGGCATTATCGACAGAACCCGGGACAAAGCAGATCGCAGGCTGGTTTATCTGACTTTAACGGAATACGGACATACGATTTTTGAATCTGCCCAGGAACAGATGAGGGAGATCGTCTCTCCTTATATGGAGCATTTTGAAGAAAAAGATATCGAAATGTTTATCTCAATGTTCGAGAAGCTGGGGCAATTGATGCTTGAATCAGGGGGGAGAAAGAATTGA
- a CDS encoding MMPL family transporter — protein sequence MKAILKARWAIIIMWLAAAVVLFLFAPSMSDLVREKGQLSVPDGYTSSRAAEILKEASGGEGAETLHQVALVFNKPDGLSETDKESIREGVQALNNNKESLHIDSINEPFTQTELEDTLIAKDGKTIMVALQVSGGQEAVKALPQKVDQVLEGVQADHYLTSEGLINEDTIVSSEEGLKKTEYITVVFILLILFVVFRSFVAPFVPLLTVGLSYIVSQSVVSFLVDQFNFPISSFTQIFMVAVMFGIGTDYCILLISRFKEELTTSEDTKSAIIETYRKAGGTVLYSGLAVFVGFAAIGLSKFILYKSAVAVAIGIAVMLLALVTVVPFFMAVLGKKLFWPSRGKLEHSENKLWGAAGSFSLKRPWAALLVVAVIVAPFLATYSGKLSFNSLEEIGPSYASVKGFNIISDSFGPGQSLPSTIVIKNDDRMDTAEYMGLAEKISREVEKVDGVSSVRGLSRPTGEQINDFLIPTQVKTLNEGLGESKDGLTQIQNGLSEAGKQLSENTPKLNEAAAGAKELTKGTADLKDGIKELGQGLSAIQKGIQSGSAGAGELKTGLAQAAKSAKELAAAHAQLLQGYKQLDTGLAALDGGVAELKEQLGGVAAALSGLEGSFTGLESNYPELIQDTDYQTIKGTVTQTAAGTAELAAGLGQISGQLKGASAGLSEANAGYAKAAAGQTALADGLQQLVTGIAELQSGLSQAANGQGQIVNQIPSITGGLDQLQGGQKQLADGFGDLTGQIGELTAGLNSSADGLKQISDGLHSAQDYLQQIQDVQDEELSGFFIPQEALENKEFQTVFDTYLSKDRKVMTLDVVLATNPYSEEALGSVEQIQAAVDRAVKDTKLENAEAAISGITSTNNDLQNISNEDYSRTVILMLSGIFIILVVLLRSIVMPIYLIVSLVITYFTAVGVTEMIFVHGFGYSGITWATPFFSFVMLVALGVDYSIFLMARFNENKSWNVQDAILHAMRNMGTVILSAVVILGGTFAAMYPSGVLSMMQIATVVLVGLVLYALLFLPFFVPVMVRIFGRANWWPFTPKEQDTKSSPSGHDVGM from the coding sequence TTGAAAGCCATACTGAAAGCAAGATGGGCCATTATCATTATGTGGCTGGCAGCCGCAGTCGTGCTGTTTTTGTTCGCGCCATCCATGTCGGACCTGGTGCGGGAGAAGGGGCAATTATCCGTACCGGACGGTTACACCTCTTCACGCGCTGCTGAAATTCTCAAGGAGGCCTCCGGCGGCGAGGGCGCGGAAACCCTGCACCAGGTTGCGCTCGTCTTCAATAAACCCGATGGGTTAAGCGAAACGGATAAGGAGAGTATCCGGGAGGGCGTTCAAGCTTTAAACAACAATAAAGAAAGCCTCCATATTGATTCCATCAATGAACCGTTCACGCAAACGGAGCTGGAAGACACGCTGATTGCCAAAGACGGCAAGACCATCATGGTCGCGCTTCAGGTCAGCGGCGGTCAGGAAGCCGTGAAAGCTCTGCCCCAGAAGGTTGATCAGGTGCTGGAAGGCGTTCAAGCCGATCATTACCTGACAAGCGAAGGTCTCATCAATGAAGATACCATCGTCAGCTCGGAGGAAGGCCTGAAGAAAACGGAATATATTACGGTTGTCTTTATTCTCCTCATTCTATTCGTTGTATTCCGTTCCTTCGTAGCACCATTCGTACCGCTGTTGACCGTAGGTCTCAGTTATATCGTGTCACAGTCAGTCGTTTCTTTTCTCGTTGACCAATTCAACTTCCCGATATCGTCCTTCACCCAGATCTTTATGGTGGCCGTCATGTTCGGGATCGGAACCGACTACTGCATCCTGCTGATCAGCCGGTTTAAGGAAGAACTCACCACGTCGGAGGATACCAAATCGGCCATCATCGAGACTTACCGAAAAGCCGGCGGCACCGTGCTTTATTCCGGGCTTGCCGTATTTGTAGGTTTTGCAGCCATCGGGTTATCCAAATTCATTCTGTACAAATCCGCAGTTGCGGTTGCAATTGGCATTGCCGTTATGCTTCTAGCATTGGTTACAGTCGTTCCATTCTTCATGGCGGTGCTGGGCAAGAAGCTCTTCTGGCCGTCACGCGGCAAGCTGGAGCATAGCGAGAATAAGCTTTGGGGAGCGGCAGGTTCCTTCTCTCTTAAGCGCCCTTGGGCGGCATTGCTTGTCGTCGCTGTGATCGTGGCCCCTTTCTTGGCTACATACAGCGGCAAACTGTCATTTAACAGCCTGGAGGAAATCGGGCCAAGTTACGCTTCAGTCAAGGGCTTTAACATTATTTCGGACAGTTTCGGTCCCGGACAATCGCTGCCTTCCACCATCGTGATCAAGAACGATGACCGGATGGATACGGCAGAATACATGGGACTCGCGGAAAAAATCAGCCGGGAAGTGGAAAAGGTTGATGGCGTATCCAGCGTACGCGGGCTCTCCCGTCCAACCGGTGAGCAGATCAACGATTTCCTCATTCCAACGCAAGTGAAAACGTTAAATGAAGGATTGGGAGAGTCCAAAGACGGACTGACCCAAATCCAGAATGGACTATCCGAAGCAGGCAAGCAGCTCAGCGAGAATACGCCGAAGCTGAATGAAGCCGCAGCGGGAGCCAAAGAGCTGACCAAGGGAACCGCCGACCTCAAGGACGGCATTAAGGAGCTTGGCCAAGGCCTCAGCGCCATTCAAAAAGGAATCCAAAGCGGAAGCGCAGGCGCAGGCGAACTCAAAACCGGGCTTGCCCAAGCTGCGAAAAGTGCGAAAGAGTTAGCTGCAGCCCATGCCCAGCTTCTTCAAGGTTATAAACAGCTTGATACCGGATTAGCAGCTCTTGACGGCGGCGTTGCCGAACTTAAAGAGCAACTGGGCGGCGTGGCGGCCGCACTGAGTGGACTTGAAGGCTCCTTCACGGGATTGGAGAGCAATTACCCGGAACTCATTCAAGATACCGACTACCAAACCATTAAGGGTACCGTTACGCAAACAGCTGCAGGCACAGCCGAGCTGGCAGCAGGGTTAGGACAAATCTCCGGGCAGCTTAAAGGTGCGTCTGCCGGCTTATCGGAAGCAAACGCCGGCTACGCTAAGGCAGCCGCCGGGCAAACGGCGCTTGCCGACGGTCTTCAGCAGCTCGTGACCGGTATCGCCGAGCTGCAATCCGGCCTTTCGCAGGCAGCTAACGGGCAAGGACAGATCGTGAACCAAATTCCTTCCATTACGGGCGGTCTGGACCAGCTGCAGGGCGGGCAGAAGCAGCTTGCCGACGGCTTTGGTGATCTAACCGGCCAGATCGGAGAGCTGACGGCGGGACTGAACTCCAGCGCGGACGGATTGAAGCAAATTTCGGACGGACTGCATTCCGCTCAGGATTATCTGCAGCAGATCCAGGACGTTCAAGATGAAGAGCTCAGTGGTTTCTTCATTCCACAGGAAGCTCTGGAGAATAAAGAATTCCAGACGGTATTCGACACCTATCTCAGCAAGGACCGCAAAGTGATGACGCTGGATGTGGTTCTGGCAACCAATCCGTACAGCGAAGAAGCTCTGGGCAGCGTTGAACAAATTCAAGCTGCGGTAGACCGTGCAGTAAAAGACACGAAATTGGAGAACGCCGAAGCTGCCATCAGCGGCATTACCAGCACAAATAACGATTTGCAGAACATATCCAACGAAGACTATTCGCGAACCGTCATTCTCATGCTGAGCGGAATCTTCATTATCCTGGTCGTGCTGCTGCGCTCCATCGTGATGCCGATCTATCTAATTGTCTCTCTGGTCATCACATACTTTACGGCTGTCGGCGTTACGGAGATGATCTTCGTGCACGGCTTCGGGTATTCCGGCATCACCTGGGCCACGCCGTTCTTCAGCTTTGTCATGCTGGTCGCGCTTGGGGTGGATTACAGCATCTTCCTCATGGCGCGCTTCAATGAGAACAAGTCCTGGAATGTTCAGGATGCCATTCTGCATGCCATGCGCAACATGGGAACCGTGATCCTGTCCGCGGTGGTCATTCTTGGCGGTACCTTTGCGGCGATGTATCCATCCGGCGTACTGTCCATGATGCAGATCGCAACGGTTGTCCTGGTTGGACTTGTGCTCTATGCACTCCTGTTCCTGCCATTCTTCGTACCGGTGATGGTCCGTATCTTTGGCCGGGCTAACTGGTGGCCGTTCACCCCCAAGGAGCAGGACACAAAGAGCAGCCCGTCCGGACATGACGTAGGAATGTAA